One Solanum stenotomum isolate F172 unplaced genomic scaffold, ASM1918654v1 scaffold21218, whole genome shotgun sequence genomic region harbors:
- the LOC125850945 gene encoding uncharacterized protein LOC125850945: protein MKKWAEKWQNDISPTAMKLYNDYRLMATNCTVEFNGDYGYEVKDGDTDTHTVNLELKKCTCRLWNLGGIPCHHIIKALLHKKTEPLKEVHYWYRKEAYLLTYKHKFQPVRGSQFWKIDPAQAMEPPKMVKLVGRPKMKRNRETDEASLRNRSGSSQEKEL, encoded by the coding sequence atgaaaaaatgggCAGAAAAATGGCAAAATGATATCAGTCCAACAGCTATGAAATTGTACAATGACTATCGATTAATGGCTACCAATTGTACAGTTGAGTTCAATGGAGATTATGGTTATGAAGTGAAAGATGGAGACACGGACACACATACAGTGAATTTGGAGTTGAAGAAATGCACTTGTAGATTATGGAACTTGGGTGGAATACCATGTCACCATATCATCAAGGCACTTTTGCATAAAAAAACTGAACCATTGAAAGAGGTTCATTACTGGTACAGAAAAGAGGCTTATTTGTTAACATACAAGCACAAGTTCCAACCAGTTAGGGGTTCTCAATTCTGGAAAATCGACCCTGCTCAAGCAATGGAACCTCCGAAAATGGTAAAACTTGTTGGCAGACCCaagatgaaaagaaatagaGAAACTGATGAGGCAAGTTTGAGAAATAGGTCTGGAAGCAGTCAAGAAAAGGAACTCTAA